The segment TATTTATATAATGTGAGCAATTTATACATAGCTTTTATTTATGTTAAGATCTATAggacttttttatttgttgtattaTTGTAGAAATTTGATTTATGTTATACTTGCTATAAATAACTCTTTTCATGGTTAGATCCTAAAGAAATTTCACTTCTTCATGAATTTATCTTGAATTaggattgttaggttctaaatatttagtcttaaatgtttaggttctaaatatGTTGTATGTTGGAAAACCGAGAACAAAAACTAGTCTAGAATAAGATCTTAGCGTCTTTGAAGTGgtttagacattgctcaagttAATATAAGTCAAAATTCAAGAACGTACAAGTTGCAAAAAAATGAATTCAGAAACTGAAGAGCTTGACCTATCGAGAGAGACCTTCAACCGATCGAACAGCAATTTGctaagttttaatttatttgaagcactttttttgttaaaattttagtttgcctaattatattattatttttaaaaaatttcatcaactccttcactattttttaaatgtaattaaGTATGGTTCGATTCCAAGAGATAACcatttcttcttcaatcttttttCCCCCTCACTTCCCaccatttaagatttttttttttttttttggtatctttTTAATTTGACAAGTTTAAGACTTTAAGCTCATCATATtctcttctcccaaaaaaaaaaaaaaaaaaaaaaaaaaaaaaaagctcatcaTATTCTGTACttcaaattttgtcatttactttttaaaatatgaaaccaacaaaaaatcatgtttttgcAGGGTTAAAAATGGGCTAGAGATCTATATTTTTGTAGttgtttgggtttaattttgTCGTTCgttggactaattttttttttttttttaaaggaagttcGTTGGactaatttttgttatatgtttGGGCTCAGGATCATACTAGGGGGCCCAGATGAATTTGGGCCGAATACTAGAATTCCATGTAAACATATAGAGTATTCACCTAGtcttacttttattatatatatatttttattctttatatttatatatatcttcgTGTTCACCTAGTTTTACTTTTAGGATTTttaggattttactaatgtgtgtcCTAAGGGCACACCTTAATttctatatttgaaatttttttttttagaattgaaaaaataatgacaaccttttcaatttcaaaaaaatgttttccaaaatAGAAAGCATAAGCATAACTGGACCCTTActtttattatatcttttatttattatatattttttcattctttatgtTTAAAGTTTTGTaccatttcaaaaattaaaaaaaaaaaaagttttctaaatgAGACAGCTTTTCTGAATGGGTGGTACAAGAGACACAAATTGCagataaagtaaaataataaaaaagaataaaagttcTAATACACATTTACACACGCTTGAAAGAGTACGATTTTGGTTGAAATGACTTACGGTCACAGTTATAGTTGCTtgtgtaataaaaaaaagtagtacATTTTAATCAATCCAGCCCAAAATTCGTCTGCTGCTTGCTTTATTTCTTTATGTAGAAAACGTGTAAATATAGTTTGatgtgttttttaatattttgtagcatcaaaaaaaataagttaatggaCGAAAAATTATAGCTTATTTTTAGAGGTGGTTTTcactaaatatttttgaaaaacaagaaacaaaataaagaaagttagaatttttttttagctcttgttaccaaacataaaaaaaagaagataatattataaaaaatactttttaaaaaatgacacattatttaaaaattatcattatcAAAACATACAGAACATATGTCAAGTAATGTAAAGTcatataaaaatacatagtCATTATAGTtactatgtaaatttatattggcattatttattttgcatttgaaAGAAAAGGGGGAATGTTagtttttgaattcaaaagaaagagaaaaaaattgtaaaatatcaagaaaaattaatatgaaatgttttgtaatagataatttcaagtagaatattttaaaaagtgagtAAGTAAGGtagaaaaagaagtaaaatagAAATAACTTTTTCTACAAGATGCACATGCTTTAAACGGGTGTAACAGTGTAAAAAATGctactaaaaaaaaaccacGATCTTACGTTTGATGTGGCAGTATATGCTCGCCTTTTAAATGCCCCACTTCTCTCATAGCATCCTTCCATTTCTGGATCTTCTCCCTGTCGATTCTGTCATTTCTTTGATGTTCGTCAAAGTCTTTTTCAAACGGCCCAGTCTGGTTCCGTACGTCGGAGGGATCTACGTGGTAAAAGACGGGCACCACTTCTTTAAGtcccttattttttttgcattcaacAATTTCAACAAGTTCATCCAAGCACCACCTAGAATCGGCATATTTTTCTGAGAAAACAACGATTGCATACTGGGATTTTTCTATTGCTTGTATGAGCTCA is part of the Quercus robur chromosome 9, dhQueRobu3.1, whole genome shotgun sequence genome and harbors:
- the LOC126700443 gene encoding TMV resistance protein N-like gives rise to the protein MASTSSETPSSPGWKFDVFLSFRGEDTRHGFTDNLYEAFISKGIEAFRDNEKLQLGQEIASELIQAIEKSQYAIVVFSEKYADSRWCLDELVEIVECKKNKGLKEVVPVFYHVDPSDVRNQTGPFEKDFDEHQRNDRIDREKIQKWKDAMREVGHLKGEHILPHQT